The proteins below come from a single Biomphalaria glabrata chromosome 10, xgBioGlab47.1, whole genome shotgun sequence genomic window:
- the LOC106054378 gene encoding doublecortin domain-containing protein 1-like isoform X2, whose translation MRFAGHVLRQNELHTPRVAITWKPKRGKHKQGSPRIIWQHTFMEDLRTVDTRWEEASDIASDRSLWRQLAAAANAPKGAGGPKSKSNKKTDRLSNRPPIPYSTVVFKKNKSDLVSYEDLLVTQYLEEIKSQKVKLFQPKIQAPVSPYLQRISNIDYNGRPRVRPRSAVACVCSGHGKQQGGSHKISWEMDCSRNTMAKSMECCCHESEKVCREKNCRVFSAIPGSCCCPPAVKPKIDAKFIADPSLWDPATPRNPHHSRPVSAPVKRLRPPSGSSRKLRPFSAHRMLSRNHANIIKVCAYVNGSREKFAHLAAPTMAILLEMATEKLGLPFAARRVFLENGREIFTANDFFESEAENIFVSMGESFKNPDLSTKKNMDIKNCSVWTLAGITMSEKVKNKGTKAKMTKRLKTLYKNNKIRIIIYVNGSSTDANEVIADVDNFNGFLVACTAKLNLSRHAKIVYDWNGKQITNLSEISFLDDIIMPQKTTPIGGPVWISTGERLSPSGVRGYLMNLQTSLKEKLKVKKNRKQQIDFALNDNKEQVTDPKVLAIADEDLYEALEKTEEDIEKLKNNLSSVKERLEELESEAMKEEDEGLNYRLTHIKTLAVDDRLVGLKGIKLKVFENGKSDGEFMYCFNLREANKGTDKNQVLLRLLDELSSTRFSAGVNRNLNAVATKLFDKEGREITDVFSLQPEQSVWLSFGEPFINPSTYCLHLFLDKATQITTDSGETKIAREAITGSDEELLKDTSKWEAYSQFPDCYENKEQYDDGKKAYLLENAQLDANSHYLLHKEKHDLAIYPEISISEKASIKNQVFIYTEAGYLSCKAMPQMCLAVSNEKTEVQLVNSNTSVDGFIVCIQKKIPNTAAQIWHCLPDATIYSEAYPSLLLTYTGQKRWDANNDESSSNQDNSVKNVSLIVTYPQPKKLKGLQRFAFKQERFDNLGQWKFTDTNNPDWHKYAYSWPVKTNGELNKNYDWPMEGYIIPNVPPLLKSSAKLGLTGVTPARLKVLRNGERNADVAISVVGPNITNLVKDNSKKELKHKHKKAVKEHFVEYSENEDINILPEESSVFQTEFQMFLAQCTSLLNLPFAARRLFDFEGKELFTIQNLSRDSLVYVSCGESWSDPKLTKSEQRRRFLLSQITSDVMKIQQFCSMRNPENFVLEISGPLAPESGLVVNQRWTPDLRESQSKVKQSIDNADDNQINDGEENDDGQQEPRELSFHELSHLKSDEYVSNLKWPWEKLVNVSNSMDTEDPEANKYSDRDMYMKFRPQMSPRLSREAYQKFTYEDGYIAVLANRTMVLSLSKSEGRVVNVVLAKRQPDDINQRWTIKANGEIISRAHQSLVLTVSLPPTSSGELSQLSFYSCPITVQPRCNNQYGKAHQKWKYDPESGYIFAFDTDLLDKEITAAIRADVCTYAVILGLDVDQPGYFAEITKQGREGTKQIKVCVSCARSMRGRFKVQKLPPGTSFHCAMGDAKKLRIQHYGSFKQLNNKVDLSTHEAEVTLMHLMKSLESLKQQTSVHSIEKEIHAFRSVKLVKVLAYKNGEGRLRKGEIICGSSIEGILSQCNHRLGLTSAARRMYLEDGTLVLDVDDLIRYVEENYKSEMINILWSKKSEKSGTEEANTVTKENEEEDEAVQLQKLHEAASKEIDRQMRKSLDKIMNMTNAGIEGLTEEDEVKDKQQEEEEQKDLDNEEAQKIYRQRKELYKEIQLPPLDVILKMPIEVWVSSGKAFISPEVVESKEENRRKRRIFRSQVCLELDIEKHVLRLMKGRRLEQMSPGVYRSTLSSTQPVVLERHWKEQTVEEKDKHETVYKLQAHLGEIKEYQKDNSHVTGIRLDGKLYQQPNMKRVLVYQNGDHSERYVYVWGSSIEEILDSATSKLSMWKRARTIYTQEGVKIENFNDIQRDQILCISSGKSFRQANCEKKQIEMKANWCRASRNQKAEIIEEKHSEKFELNWTEVKSVNYELGAADAIVTARKHPHVNVDPFGPPLLALPPGSNNFLEK comes from the exons atgaggtttgcgggacatgttctacgtcaaaatgaattacacacaccaagagttgcgataacatggaagccaaaacgaggaaagcacAAACAGGGAAGTCCTCGTATTATTTGGcaacacaccttcatggaggacctcagaacagtggacaccaggtgggaggaggcttcagacattgccagtgacagatctttatggagacagcttgccgcggCCGCCAATGCGCCAaaaggcgcgggaggacctaagtctaa ATCAAATAAAAAGACAGACAGGCTATCAAATCGTCCTCCAATACCCTACAGTACAGTTGtgttcaagaaaaataaatctgATCTTGTAAGTTATGAAGACTTATTAGTTACGCAATATCTGGAAGAGATCAAGAGTCAAAAAGTCAAATTATTTCAGCCTAAAATTCA AGCCCCTGTATCCCCATATCTTCAAAGAATATCTAATATTGACTACAATGGAAGACCTAGAGTCAGGCCAAGGTCAGCCGTTGCTTGTGTTTGCTCAGGACATGGTAAACAACAAGGTGGTAGCCACAAAATTTCTTGGGAAATGGACTGCAGTAGAAACACAATGGCTAAATCTATGGAGTGCTGTTGTCATGAGTCAGAAAAAGTTTGCAGAGAAAAAAATTGCAGAGTTTTTAGTGCTATACCTGGCTCTTGTTGTTGCCCTCCTGCAGTCAAACCCAAGATAGATGCTAAATTTATAGCGGATCCAAGTTTATGGGATCCAGCCACACCTAGAAACCCTCATCACAGTCGACCAGTCAGTGCCCCTGTGAAAAGACTTCG ACCCCCATCTGGTTCATCAAGAAAACTTAGGCCATtttctg CTCATAGGATGCTGTCTAGAAATCATGCTAACATAATTAAAGTATGTGCATATGTAAATGGGTCAAGGGAAAAGTTTGCTCACCTTGCAGCACCAACTATGGCAATT CTTCTTGAGATGGCCACAGAGAAACTAGGTTTGCCGTTTGCTGCCCGCAGAGTGTTTTTAGAGAATGGACGAGAGATTTTCACAGCTAATGATTTTTTTGAGTCAGAAgcagaaaacatttttgtctccATGGGTGAATCATTTAAGAATCCTGACCTTTCCACTAAAA aaaatatggACATCAAGAACTGCTCTGTTTGGACATTGGCTGGAATAACCATGTCTGAGAAAGTCAAAAATAAAGGAACTAAAGCAAAGATGACCAAAAGATTAAA AACtttatacaaaaacaacaaaattaggATAATAATCTATGTAAATGGAAGTAGCACTGATGCCAATGAAGTTATTGCAGATGTAGACAATTTCAATGGA tttttAGTTGCCTGCACAGCTAAACTTAATCTTTCAAGGCATGCTAAAATTGTTTATGACTGGAATGGAAAACAGATTACTAATCTATCTGAAA TTTCTTTTCTGGATGATATTATAATGCCACAAAAGACAACTCCAATCGGTGGTCCAGTTTGGATCTCAACTGGAGAGAGATTAAGTCCATCTGGTGTTAGGGGATATTTGATGAATCTTCAGACTTCACTCAAAGAGAAACTCAAAGTTAAAAAGAATAGAAAGCAACAG ATTGACTTTGCTTTGAATGATAACAAGGAGCAAGTAACAGACCCTAAAGTCCTTGCCATAGCAGATGAAGATCTTTATGAAGCCCTtgagaaa ACTGAGGAAGATATAGAAAAACTCAAAAACAATTTATCTTCTGTAAAAGAAAGATTAGAAGAGTTGGAGTCTGAGGCAATGAAAGAGGAG GATGAAGGCTTGAACTACCGACTAACTCACATTAAAACACTGGCAGTAGATGACAGGCTAGTAGGGCTCAAGGGTATCAAACTCAAG GTTTTTGAAAATGGAAAATCAGATGGTGaattcatgtattgttttaaCCTTCGAGAGGCAAATAAAGGAACTGATAAAAATCAGGTTTTGCTAAGG ctTCTTGATGAATTATCCAGTACAAGATTTTCTGCGGGGGTGAATAGAAATCTCAATGCTGTGGCTACAAAGCTGTTTGACAAAGAAGGACGAGAGATTACAGATGTGTTTAGCTTGCAACCAGAGCAATCAGTTTGGTTGTCCTTTGGAGAACCATTCATTAACCCTTCAA cttattgtttacatttatttttggatAAAGCAACACAAATAACAACTGACAGTGGTGAAACTAAAATTGCGAGAGAAGCAATCACTGGATCTGATGAGGAACTTCTTAAAGA TACTAGTAAATGGGAGGCCTACTCACAATTTCCAGACTGTTATGAAAATAAAGAACAATATGATGATGGTAAAAAGGCATATCTTCTGGAGAATGCGCAGCTTGATGCCAACTCTCATTACTTGCTGCATAAA GAAAAACATGATTTAGCCATATACCCTGAAATTAGTATATCAGAGAAAGCATCCATCAAAAACCAAGTCTTCATTTACACTGAG GCAGGATATTTGAGCTGCAAAGCAATGCCTCAGATGTGTCTAGCTGTCAGCAATGAGAAAACTGAAGTCCAACTTGTAAACAGCAACACAAGTGTAGATGGTTTCATTGTCTGCATCCAAAAGAAAATACCTAATACAGCTGCTCAGATTTGGCACTGCCTTCCAGATGCCACAATATATTCAGAG GCATATCCCAGCCTACTTTTAACATACACTGGACAGAAACGATGGGATGCAAATAATGATGAAAGTTCTAGTAACCAAGACAACAGTGTGAAGAATGTCTCTTTAATTGTTACATACCCACAGCCTAAGAAACTGAAAGGTCTTCAAAG GTTTGCCTTTAAGCAGGAAAGATTTGATAATCTTGGTCAATGGAAGTTTACCGATACAAATAATCCTGACTGGCACAAATATGCATATTCTTGGCCTGTTAAAACTAATGGAGaattaaataaa AATTATGACTGGCCAATGGAAGGTTATATTATTCCAAATGTACCTCCCCTTCTAAAAAGCTCAGCAAAACTAGGACTAACTGGAG TAACACCTGCAAGACTTAAAGTTCTGAGGAATGGGGAAAGAAATGCTGATGTTGCAATTAGTGTTGTTGGACCaaacattacaaat CTGGTGAAAGACAACTCTAAGAAAGAGctaaaacataaacacaagaaAGCAGTCAAAGAACACTTTGTAGAATACTCAGAAAATGAAGATATTAATATCCTTCCTGAAGAGTCATCTGTTTTCCAAACGGAGTTCCAAATG TTTTTGGCTCAGTGCACTTCCTTGTTGAATCTTCCTTTCGCTGCCCGAAGATTGTTTGACTTTGAGGGAAAAGAATTGTTTACCATTCAGAACTTATCCAGAGATTCTCTTGTTTACGTCTCATGTGGAGAATCATGGTCAGACCCAAAGCTCACCAAAAGTGAGCAAAGACGCAGATTCCTACTTTCTCAAATAACATCAGATGTTATGAAAATACAGCAATTTTGCTCTATGAGAAACCCAGAAA actttgttttggaaatcaGTGGTCCTCTAGCACCAGAATCAGGATTGGTTGTCAATCAAAGGTGGACACCAGACCTAAGAGAAAGTCAATCAAAAGTCAAGCAAAGTATAGATAACGCTGATGATAATCAGATTAATGATGGGGAGGAGAATGATGATGGACAGCAGGAACCCAGAGAGCT ATCCTTCCATGAATTGTCACACCTGAAATCTGATGAATATGTTAGCAACCTAAAGTGGCCATGGGAGAAGCTTGTTAATGTTAGCAACAGTATGGACACTGAAGATCCTGAAGCTAACAAGTACTCTGACAGAGATATGTACATGAAATTTAG gccacAAATGTCACCCAGACTATCAAGAGAAGCCTACCAGAAGTTTACATATGAAGATGGTTACATTGCTGTACTAGCAAACAGGACTATGGTTTTATCTCTTAGCAAATCCGAGGGCAGGGTTGTCAATGTAGTTTTGGCTAAACGCCAACCAGATGACATTAACCAAAGATGGACCATCAAAGCTAATGG agaaatAATCTCTCGTGCTCATCAAAGTCTGGTTTTGACAGTCTCCTTGCCTCCAACCTCCTCAGGAGAGCTATCCCAGCTGTCATTTTATAGTTGCCCAATCACAGTGCAGCCTAGGTGTAACAATCAATATGGCAAAGCTCACCAGAAATGGAAATATGATCCAGAATCTGGATACATTTTTGCATTTGACACTGATCTGTTGGATAAAG AAATAACTGCTGCCATTAGAGCTGATGTCTGTACTTATGCTGTTATTTTAGGCCTTGATGTAGATCAGCCA GGTTACTTTGCAGAAATAACAAAGCAAGGGAGAGAAGGCACAAAGCAGATAAAAGTTTGTGTTTCTTGTGCACGCTCAATGAGAGGGAGATTCAAAGTTCAAAAACTTCCACCTGGCACAAGTTTTCACTGTGCTATGGGAGATG CCAAAAAGTTGAGGATTCAGCACTATGGCAGCTTTAAACAGCTCAACAATAAAGTGGACCTGTCAACTCATGAAGCAGAGGTAACTCTCATGCATTTAATGAAGAGCTTGGAGAGTCTTAAACAACAGACAAGTGTACATtccattgaaaaagaaatccaTGCTTTCAGAAGTGTGAAACTTGTCAAAGTTTTGGCCTATAAGAATGGTGAAGGCCGTCTCAGAAAAGGAGAGATCATTTGTGGTTCCAGTATTGAAGGG ATTCTCAGCCAGTGTAACCATAGACTAGGTCTAACTAGTGCTGCTCGCAGGATGTACTTAGAGGATGGAACTTTGGTATTGGATGTGGATGACTTAATTAGATATGTTGAAGAAAATTACAAATCTGAAATGATTAATATACTATGGTCAAAGAAATCTGAGAAATCTGGAACTGAAGAAG CTAACACTGTTACGAAAGAAAATGAGGAAGAAGATGAGGCTGTTCAACTTCAAAAATTGCATGAAGCTGCCAGTAAAGAAATAGATCGTCAGATGAGAAAATCACTTGATAAAATCATGAATATGACCAATGCTGGCATTGAAGGTTTAACTGAGGAAGATGAGGTCAAGGACAAGCAACAGGAGGAAGAAGAACAAAAAG ATCTAGATAATGAGGAAGCTCAGAAAATTTACCGCCAACGCAAAGAGCTCTACAAAGAAATACAGTTACCACCCTTAGATGTGATCTTAAAGATGCCGATTGAAGTCTGGGTCTCAAGTGGAAAAGCTTTTATCTCCCCTGAAG TTGTTGAATCCAAAGAAGAAAACAGAAGGAAGAGAAGAATCTTCAGGTCTCAGGTCTGTCTTGAACTGGACATAGAAAAACATGTTCTGCGATTGATGAAAGGTAGAAGACTAGAACAGATGTCTCCTGGAGTATACAGATCAACACTAAGCAGTACTCAGCCTGTTGTTCTTGAGAGACACTGGAAGGAGCAAACAGTGGAAGAGAAAGACAAACATGAAACAGTTTATAAGCTGCAG GCACATCTAGGGGAGATAAAAGAATACCAAAAAGATAATTCTCATGTCACAGGAATAAGACTAGATGGTAAATTATACCAGCAGCCAAATATG AAACGTGTACTAGTTTATCAAAATGGAGACCACTCTGAGCGCTATGTGTATGTTTGGGGCAGCTCCATTGAAGAGATTCTAGATAGCGCTACCTCCAAGCTTTCCATGTGGAAGAGAGCCAGAACAATCTACACACAAGAAGGTGTCAAG ATTGAAAACTTTAATGACATCCAAAGGGATCAGATACTGTGCATCTCTTCTGGCAAGTCTTTCAGACAGGCAAACTGTGAGAAAAAACAGATTGAAATGAAAGCAAATTGGTGTCGAGCTTCAAGAAATCAGAAA GCTGAAATAATTGAAGAGAAACATTCTGAAAAGTTTGAACTAAATTGGACTGAAGTCAAGTCAGTCAACTATGAGCTGGGAGCTGCAGATGCTATTGTTACAGCACGCAAGCATCCCCATGTCAAT gttgATCCATTCGGACCCCCACTACTGGCTCTTCCTCCTGGTTCCAATAACTTTTTGGAAAAATAA